From a region of the Dyella jiangningensis genome:
- a CDS encoding class I SAM-dependent methyltransferase → MTDLDSTGRFSDRVADYVRYRPDYPVAMLEWLQHTYGVNPHWLVADVGAGTGISSKLFLDGGYRVIAVEPNEPMRKAAEQWLGDNERFRTIGGHATATGLDDASIDLVTVAQAFHWFDQAATRVEFQRVLKPSGLAAIIWNSRRLVGTPFLEGYEALLKEYGTDYTSVAERYGDEPQMRAWFGIGYLGMGRFDHGQLLDFDGLRGRLMSSSYAPRAGHPQHEPMMQALHKLFDSCAVDGRISFDYDTVIYVGTLP, encoded by the coding sequence ATGACTGATCTGGACTCCACCGGGCGTTTCAGCGATCGCGTCGCCGACTATGTGCGCTATCGCCCCGATTATCCCGTGGCGATGCTTGAATGGCTGCAACACACATACGGCGTGAATCCGCATTGGCTGGTGGCGGACGTCGGCGCCGGTACGGGCATCTCCAGCAAGCTGTTCCTGGACGGTGGCTACCGCGTGATCGCGGTGGAGCCGAACGAACCGATGCGCAAGGCGGCGGAACAGTGGCTCGGCGACAACGAGCGCTTCCGCACCATCGGAGGGCATGCCACCGCCACCGGCCTGGATGACGCCAGCATCGATCTGGTAACAGTCGCCCAGGCTTTCCATTGGTTCGATCAGGCCGCGACGCGCGTTGAGTTCCAGCGTGTTCTCAAGCCTTCGGGTCTGGCAGCCATCATCTGGAATTCGCGTCGCCTGGTGGGCACGCCTTTTCTGGAAGGCTACGAGGCCCTGCTGAAGGAATATGGCACCGACTACACCAGCGTCGCCGAGCGCTATGGCGACGAGCCGCAGATGCGCGCCTGGTTTGGTATCGGATACCTCGGCATGGGCCGTTTCGATCATGGCCAGCTGCTCGACTTCGATGGGCTGCGTGGGCGCCTGATGTCGTCCTCTTACGCACCACGCGCGGGCCATCCGCAACACGAGCCGATGATGCAGGCCCTGCACAAACTGTTCGACAGCTGCGCGGTCGACGGCCGCATCAGCTTCGATTACGACACCGTCATCTACGTGGGCACCTTGCCTTGA
- a CDS encoding DUF4190 domain-containing protein — translation MSYQTPAYRSTNSMAVISLIFGIACWFVLPFIGAIVAVVCGHLARGEIRRAEPGTVDGDGLALAGLVLGYIHLALALLAIVFVVVFLLLGFGIGLHSLHW, via the coding sequence ATGAGCTATCAGACGCCCGCATACCGAAGCACCAACTCCATGGCGGTGATCAGCCTGATCTTCGGCATTGCCTGCTGGTTCGTCTTGCCGTTCATCGGCGCCATCGTGGCGGTCGTCTGCGGACACCTGGCGCGCGGGGAAATCCGCCGAGCGGAGCCCGGCACGGTAGATGGCGACGGCCTGGCACTTGCTGGGTTGGTGCTCGGTTACATCCATCTGGCCCTCGCGCTGCTCGCCATCGTATTCGTCGTCGTTTTCCTCCTGCTGGGCTTTGGCATCGGCCTCCACTCGCTGCATTGGTGA
- a CDS encoding SDR family NAD(P)-dependent oxidoreductase → MSPQDTTTLATAPFDFRGYRVVVAGGSKGIGRSIALAFARAGAAVSVCARGETALDKVRHAIAAFGVTAHTRRCDLADAQAIDAYIREASEVLGGIDVLVNNASGYGFSNDDASWLAGFNIDIMAAVRASQAALPHLKASSHACILHTSSIAAFHPSTRSAPYAAAKAALNQYTTSQAMMLAKHRIRVNAIAPGSIEFPEGLWDRRKAEAPELYQQTLAKIPFGRYGKPEEIANVALFLASPFASWITGQTLCVDGGQLLSG, encoded by the coding sequence ATGAGTCCGCAAGACACCACCACACTCGCGACGGCGCCGTTCGACTTCCGCGGCTATCGCGTCGTGGTGGCGGGCGGCAGCAAAGGCATCGGCCGCAGCATAGCGTTGGCTTTTGCGCGAGCGGGTGCGGCGGTATCGGTGTGCGCGCGCGGCGAGACCGCGCTGGACAAGGTGCGCCACGCCATCGCCGCGTTCGGCGTGACCGCACATACGCGTCGCTGCGACCTGGCGGATGCCCAAGCCATCGATGCCTACATCCGCGAAGCGTCGGAAGTGCTCGGCGGCATCGACGTACTGGTGAACAACGCCAGCGGCTACGGCTTCAGCAATGACGACGCCAGCTGGCTGGCGGGCTTCAACATCGACATCATGGCAGCGGTGCGCGCCTCCCAGGCGGCCCTGCCGCACCTGAAGGCGTCGTCTCACGCGTGCATCCTGCATACGTCATCGATCGCCGCTTTCCACCCGAGCACGCGCAGTGCACCGTATGCCGCGGCCAAGGCGGCGCTGAACCAGTACACCACCTCGCAGGCGATGATGCTGGCCAAGCATCGGATTCGCGTGAACGCGATCGCGCCGGGTTCCATCGAGTTTCCGGAAGGCCTGTGGGATCGCCGCAAGGCCGAGGCGCCGGAGCTGTACCAGCAGACGCTGGCGAAGATCCCCTTCGGTCGCTACGGCAAACCCGAGGAAATCGCCAACGTCGCCCTGTTCCTCGCCTCTCCCTTCGCCAGCTGGATCACCGGCCAGACGCTCTGCGTGGACGGCGGCCAGCTGCTGTCAGGTTGA